In Anabas testudineus chromosome 12, fAnaTes1.2, whole genome shotgun sequence, one genomic interval encodes:
- the lhfpl2a gene encoding LHFPL tetraspan subfamily member 2a protein: MCHVIVTCRSMLWTLLSIVAAFGELIAFMSTDWLVGFPRTPDAVYGPHGATTAGEAYRPTLGIYGRCIKLPHMQRGILCGPYAIHFGEIASGFWQATSIFLAAGILLLCAVAFISVFTMCFQSIMKKSIFNVCGLLQGIAGLFLILGLMLYPAGWGSDKVQLYCGPDASPYRAGLCSMGWAFYTAMGGTVLTFICAVFSAQAEIATSSDKVQEEIEEGKSLICLL; this comes from the exons ATGTGCCATGTCATTGTCACCTGCCGCTCCATGCTGTGGACTCTGCTGAGTATTGTGGCAGCATTTGGAGAGCTTATTGCCTTTATGAGCACTGACTGGCTGGTGGGATTCCCCCGCACACCTGATGCCGTCTATGGCCCCCATGGGGCCACCACAGCCGGAGAGGCCTACAGGCCCACTTTGGGCATCTACGGCCGCTGTATAAAACTACCCCACATGCAACGTGGAATATTGTGCGGACCCTACGCAATTCACTTTGGGGAGATCGCCAGCGGGTTCTGGCAGGCTACCTCTATCTTCCTGGCGGCGGGGatcctcctgctgtgtgctgtggcGTTCATCTCCGTCTTCACCATGTGCTTCCAAAGCATCATGAAGAAGAGCATCTTCAATGTGTGTGGACTGCTGCAAGGGATCGCAG GTCTGTTTCTGATCCTGGGTCTGATGTTGTACCCTGCTGGCTGGGGTTCAGACAAGGTTCAGCTGTACTGCGGTCCCGACGCGTCACCTTACCGGGCCGGGCTCTGCTCCATGGGCTGGGCCTTCTACACTGCCATGGGTGGCACCGTGCTCACCTTCATCTGCGCTGTCTTCTCCGCACAGGCCGAGATCGCCACCTCCAGTGACAAGGTCCAGGAGGAGATCGAGGAGGGCAAGAGCCTGATTTGC